The genomic interval GGGACTATATAAGAGAAGAGAGTAATACTATGCTTATTCTGACAAAGGAGGAATTAGCAAATTTTAATGGGGAAAATGGAAATCCAGCCTATATTTCTATAGATGGTATTATATATGATATTTCAAATATAGAATTGTTTAAACAAAGTCCTTATAACAGTTTAAAACTTGGAAGTGATGTAACAGAGGCCTTTGATGAATTAAATGATGGAGATGAATCTATATTAAGAGATATTCCTATGGTAGGGCTTTTAGCAGAACCTGAGGAAGCTGAAATTATGAATGGAGTGGAAGAGTATTACCCACAACAAAGACTAAAAATAATGAGTTCAGAAGAACTTAAAAAATATAATGGAGAGAATGGAAGTTTAGCATATGTAGCTATTGAAGGAATAGTTTATGATATAACCAATTTATCAGTTTTGGAGCTATTTAATGGGACAAAATTAAGATTAGGCTCTGATATTACTGAAGAATTTAAAACTTATTACAGAGGGGATAAGGAGCTTTTAAAGGATGCTAAAGAAGTAGCAATATTACATGATTTCAATGAAAGTCAAAGGGGAAAACATATTGAACGCAATCTTAAGGAGTTAACTTTAAAGGAATTATCAAAATATGATGGAAAAAATGGGAACCCTGCTTATATAGCAGTTAATGGCATAATATACGATGTTACAAATGAAGCTGTTTTTAAAAAAAGTCCACATAATTCAGTGAATTTAGGAGTTGATATTACTAAAGAATTTAATGGATGTCATAATGCAGATGAAGGCGTATTATCTAAGCTTCCTATAGTTGGAACTGTTATGTTAAAAAAAGAGCCTTTAGTGAAGGATACGGGTTCTAAGGAATTTAATATAAATGAACTTAGTAATTATAATGGAAAGAATGGAAAGCCACCTTATATAGCAGTATTTGGGACAGTATATGATTTAACTGATGTAGATAAATGGCAAGAAAAAAACATAAAAGTAGGATGTGATTTAACTGGAGAATATAAAGAGGTTTATGGGAATGATAAATCTCATTTAAAAAATTTAAAAGTTGCAGGGGTCTTAACTTGTAGTTTAAATGATTATTAAAAAAATAAAAGCTAGATTCACTTATGAACTACTTATTATAAAATTTAAAGAGAGAATTCTATAAAGTTTTTACACAAAAAAATTAAAATTCTCATCTATTGAAGTATAGTAGTTTAAGTTTAATCTAGCTTTTTATTTATTCTTTACCAAATTCATAAGAGTATATTAACTTTTGAGGGAAGTTTTTTAATTCCATATCTTTCATAGTTCTTCTAAATTCATAAGGAACAGTTTTCATTTCTACCTTTAATTTAAATTCATTTGAAAAATCTAATATAACGTAAGTAGCATGAGGTTTACCGTTTTTAGGTTTACCAACACTACCATCATTTATAATAACCTTATTACCTATTTTTTTAGCATATGGAATATGAGTATGAGCACAAACTAACACATCTTCCTTAAGCTCATCCATTATCTCATCTAATTCAGAATAATCTTCACTTAAATATTCATTTATTTTTCTTGGACTACCATGGACAAATTTTATTGATTTTCCACAAACATTCATTGAAAGATCATCAGGTAAGTTATCTAAATAGTATCTATTAGATGTTCTTAGTTCTTCTACAGTCCAAGGAAGAGAAAATGAGTTTATATCTGTGTCTCTAATGTATGTATAATCATTATCCACAACAGAAGCATCATAGTTTCCTTTTAAACATAAAATATTTCTTCTTTTTATAAGAGCTATTACTTCATTAGGATGAGGTCCATAACCAACTAAGTCTCCTAAACATATTATAGAATCAATATTTTGGTTATCTATATCTTCTAAAACTTCTCTTAAGGCATATAAGTTTCCATGTATATCTGATATTACTGCTATTCTCAATTTAAAGACCTCCTATTTGTTAAAAAATTTTACTATAAATATTATATAACAATTTAGTGGACAAAATAAAAAAATAAATATTACAAATAAATGTATATTATTAGATAATTTGAAATTATGATATAATTTATTTAATGAATTTTAACTATTAGAGAGGAGCGATCAAGGTGAAAGAAGGAAGAGTAAAAAGAATTTTAGAAGCTATGAAGGCAAATGATATACCTCAAATGTTAGTTTCTTCACCTGCATCAATATTTTATTTAACAGGTAAGTGGATATCACCTGGAGAAAGAATGATAACACTTTACTTAAATACAAAGGGTGAACAAAAGTTTATAGTAAATGAATTATTCCCAATAAATGAGGACTTAGGTGTTGATATTTTATGGTACAACGATACTATGAATCCAATAGACATCTTAGATAAGACAATAGATCATGAAGAAGTATTAGGAATAGATAAGGATTGGAAGGCACATTTCTTAATTCAATTATTAGATAGAAATTCAGCAAAGAAATTTGTTAATGGATCTCCTATAGTTGATAGAGTTAGAATGAGAAAAGATGATGAAGAAATAGCTTTAATGAAAGAAGCTTCAAGAATAAATGATATTGTAGTAGAAAAAGCAATAAAGAGTTTAAAAGAGGGCATGACTGAAAAAGAAGTAGTAGAAGTTTTAGGAAAAGGTTATGCTGAATATGGGTGTCAAGGATATTCTTTTGAACCAATCGTTGCTTTTGCAGCTAATGCAGCAGATCCACATGCAGAGTCAGGAGAACAAAAATTAGAAAAAGGTATGGGAGTTCTAATAGATACTGGATGTAGAAAAGATTATTACTGTTCAGATATGACTAGATGTGTATTCTTTGGTGAGCCAACAGAACATCAAAAAGAAATATTTAATACAGTTTTAGAAGCTAATAAAAAAGCTATAGATATGATTAAACCAGGAGTTAGATTCTGTGATATAGATAAAGCTGCTAGAGATGTTATAGAAAATAAAGGTTATGGCAAGTATTTCACTCATAGAACAGGTCATTCAATAGGAATAGAAACTCATGATTTTGGTGATGTTGGATCAACTAATACTGATGAAGTTAAACCAGGTATGATTTTCTCAGTAGAACCAGGAATATATCTTCAAGGAGATATGGGAGTAAGAATAGAGGATTTAGTCTTAGTAACTGAAGATGGTTGTGAAAGATTAAATCACTTAAACAAAGAATTAGTTATTATAAAATAATAGTTTAAATAAAAAGAACATTCTTCAATTGAAGAATGTTCTTTTATTTTTAAGTAATTTAAATTTTTCTAATTATTAAGCACTAAATAAGATACCTGCTATAGTAGCTGTCATACAAGTAGCTAATACACCACCTAAAAGTGCTTTGAATCCTAACTTAGCTATAGTTGGTTTCTTTTCTGGAGCTAATCCACCGATACCACCTAATTGTATAGCAACTGAACTTAAGTTAGCGAATCCACAAAGAGCATAAGTTAATATCATTATAGTCTTAGGTTCTAAAGTTCCGCTTGCTATGTAGTTTGATAATTGTGAGTAAGCTAAGAATTCATTAACTGCTAATTTAATTCCTAGTAAGTCTCCAGCTACGAAAACGTCTTTAGTTGGAACTCCCATTATGAATGCTAATGGAGAGAATAATCTACCAAGAATCCAGTTTAAGCTTAACCAAGGTGCACCAAATATTCCACCTATTGCTCCAAATAAAGCATTGATCATAGCTATAAGAGCAACGAATGCAAGAAGCATAGCACCAACGTTTAAAGCTAATCCTAAACCTTCTGAAGCACCGTTTGCATCAGCTTCAATAACATTTTCACTTTCAACTTTAAGTTCTAAAGTTGCGCCACCTTTAGTTTCAGGAACTTCAGTTTCAGGAACTAATATTTTAGCTAATATTAATCCAGCAGGGGCTGCCATGATTGATGCTGCTAATAAGTTACCAGCGTTAACACCCATAGCTACATAACCAGCCATAACACCACCGGCAACAGTAGCCATACCACCTATCATGATTGCACATATTTCTGATCTAGTCATGTTCTTTATGTATGGTTTAACTAGTAGAGGAGCCTCTGTTTGACCTAAAAAGATATTACCAACTGCACTGAAAGTTTCAGCACCACTTGTTCCTAATACTTTAGCAACACCCTTAGCAATAACTTTAACTACTACTTGAACTATACCTAAATGATAAAGTACACTCATTAATGATGAGAAGAAGATAATAGTTGGTAATACTTGTAGAGCAAATATTACACCGAATTTGTCTGTATCAAGTAATGATCCAAATAAAAATGAACTACCTTCTTTAGTAAAATCTAATAACTTAGTTATTCCGCTACTAATCCATTCAAATACTGCTCTACCGGCAGGAACTTTTAGGATTAATAAAGCGAAAATAATTTGTAATAAAAGACCTGTTCCAACCAATCTCCAGTTGATCTTCTTTCTGTTTTCAGAAAAAAGAACAGCTATACCAATAATACAAATAAGACCGATTACACCAATAAACCTATCCACATTTATTCTCCTTTTCTTATGTTTTTATACTAGTTTTATATTTAACAAAAGTTAAGAAATATATTAATTTAACTTTTTATTAAATCTCTTTTATAATGTTAGTCATTAACTCTATGAATGTCTTTCTAACTTTAGCTGAAGTTTCCATAACTTCTTCATGGTTAAGTGGTTGTTCTAAGATACCAGCAGCCATGTTAGTCATGCATGATACACCTATAACTTTCATTCCACTGTGGTTAGCTATTATAACTTCAGGAACTGTTGACATACCAACTGCATCTGCTCCTAATATTCTAGCCATTCTTACTTCTGCAGGAGTTTCGTAAGTTGGGCCACTAAACATAGCATATACACCTTCTCTTACTTCTATTCCTAAATTTTTAGCTATATCTTTAACTTGTGCTCTTAAATCTTTATCATATGCATTTGACATATCAGGGAATCTAGTACCGAATTCATTTAAGTTTTTACCTATTAAAGGATTTGATCCTGATAAATTTAAGTGGTCTGATATTATCATTAAATCTCCAGGAGTATAATCTTTGTTAACTGCTCCAGCAGCGTTAGTAACTACTAAAGTTTCAACTCCTAATAATCTCATTACTCTTACTGGGCAAGTAACTTCTTGCATTGAGTAACCTTCGTAGTAGTGGAATCTTCCTTGCATTGCAACAACTTCTTTACCTTGGAATTTTCCTATAACTAATCTTCCAGCATGACCTTCAACTGTAGATACAGGGAAGTTTGGAATTTCGTTGTATGGGAAATATTCAGCATCTTCTATTTGATCAGCTATAGCTCCTAATCCTGATCCTAATATTAATCCTATTGTTGGGTTATATTTACTTTTACCTTTTATGTACTCAGCAGCTGCTTTAATTTTGTTTGATAAATCCATAACTCTACACCTCTTCAATGAAATTTTATTTTAGTAATGATTTTAATTGTGGAATATTTCTAGTATGTGGTAACGCTTACTTTAAAATGTATAAAATTCTAAATTAAACTTGAAATTATTTTATTAACTTTTCTGAACCTTTCAAAACAAGTTCAGGAGTTATTATTATACTATTTAATTCTTTTTTAGAGTCATTATTTAAAGATTCTATTAGTAAATTCATACCAATCTCTCCAAGTTCTCTAGTTGGACCATTTATGTGACTAAGATTTATACCTAGTGTATCTAATATAGGTATATTATCAAAGGAAATTAATGAAATATCTTTTGATAATTCAAGGTTTGCTTCTCTTAAAGCTTTTAAGCAACCTAAGGTCATAAGATTATTACATACAAAAATGGCTGAAGGTCTATTTTTCATAGCTAAGATTTTCTTAGTGCATTCATATCCACTTTCTTCTTCATAATTTCCATAAAAGATTAAGTCATTATTTATAGGAATATTATTCATTAATAATGCTTTTTCATATCCTAATAATCTGTCCTGAGCTGGTTTAGATGTCATACGACCAGTAATTATAGCTATATCAGTATGATTAGCTTTAATTAAAGCTTCTATAGCATCATAAGAACCTTTAATGTTGTCCACAAAAACGCCGTTAAAATTATGATATTTAAGACTGCCATCAACTAATATGACTGGTATGCCTAAATTTGTAATAGCTTTTAAGTACTCGCTATTTAAATCATTTTCAACAGAGGTTGGACAAATTATAATTCCTCTAATTCTTTGTTCTTTTAATGTTTTAATAGCCTTTATTTCCCTATCGATACTCTCGCTAGAGTCACAAAGAATCAAATTAAGATTATGCACTTCTGCAACATCACTTATTCCTTTTATTATTGATCCAAAGAATGGGTTTGTAATATCAGGAACTATAACTCCAATAGTATTAGTGATACTTTTGGAAAGACTTCTAGCAATAGCACTAGGAGTATAGTTATATTTATTTATAACTTTCATAACCTTTTCACGAGTTTCATCTTTAACATATCCAGAATTATTTATAACTCTAGAAACTGTAGCTAAAGAAACTCCTGCTTCTTTTGCGATATTATTTATTGTTACAGACATTTCATTCACCCCCCTTGTACATTATTATAAATTAACTAGAAAAATAATTAAACAAATATTTTCCAATAAAGAGATTCAATTTAAATTTTTGTGTTATCGCTTACACAAAAATGTACAAAGAGAGAATCACTATATGTAAATGATAACATTATTTTTAGAAGAATGCAAATAAAAAAAGACTATTTTTTAATAAAATAGTCTTTAAATTAATTTACTTTAAAAAAAGTTCACCAACTTTAACTACATCACCAGCTCCAACTGTTAAAAGTAAGTCACCTTTTGATAAGTTAGTACTTACATATTCTAATGCTTCTTCATGAGAGTGTACATTTGTACATTTAACCCCATGAGCTCTTATAGCATCTCCTAATTGATTTGAATTTATTTCACCTAAATCTTTTTCTCTAGCTGCGTATATATCCATTAAAACAAGCTCATCACAATCATCAAAACATTTAACAAAATCATTGAAAAGAGTTTTTGTTCTTGTGTAAGTATGTGGTTGGAATACACAAACTATTTTATTGTGATTCATTTTTTTAGCTGTGCTTAGAGTAGCTTTTATTTCAACAGGGTGGTGAGCGTAATCATCAATAACAGTTATATCATTTTTAGTACCCTTATATTCGAATCTTTTATGAGCTCCTCCAAAAGATGAAAGTCCTGATACTATTGCATCAGCGTTTATATTGAATATTTCTGCTAAACATACAGCTGATAATGAGTTTGATACATTATGCATACCAGGTACATTTAAAGAAAGAGAAAGAAGTTTTTCTTCATTTCTAAATACATCAAAAGTAGCACAACCTTTTTCATTAAACTCTATATTTCTAGCTTGTATATCCCCATTATTAATTCCATAAGTTAATACATTGCATTTAGCTACTTCAAGAACTTCCATAACTTTTTCATCATCAGCATTTCCTATGATATATCCATCATTAGGTATAAGTCTAACGAATTGTTTAAATGTATCTTTTATGTGGTTTATGTCCTTATAAAAATCTAGATGGTCTGCATCTATGTTTAATATTATTCCAACATAAGGGAAGAATCTTAAGAAACTTTGTTTATATTCACAAGCTTCTGTTATAAAGTATTCACTGTTTCCAACTCTAAAGTTTCCATGAATAATATCTAAATCTCCACCAACTAATATTGTAGGGTCTAGATCTGCACTAAGGGCAACATGAGAAATCATTGAAGTAGTAGTAGTTTTTCCGTGAGTTCCAGAGACAGCAACATTGAACTTATGACCTTTCATAATTTGTCCTAAAAATTCAGCCCTGTCCATTAAAATAAGATTATCCTCTTTAGCCTTAATTATTTCAGGGTTATCGCTAGGTATTGCTGCAGTATATACAACTACATCAACATCTTGTAAATTATCTTTACTGTGACCTATGTATATTTTTGCACCTTCTTCTTTTAATCTATTAGTAATTTCTGATTCTTTTGAATCAGATCCTGAAACTTTGTAACCAGCGTTAAGTAATACAGCAGCTAAGCCACTCATACTAACTCCACCAATTCCTATGAAATGAACTTTTTTATTAATATCTTTTAATAAATCGAAAGACAAGATATCAACTCCTTTACTTATATACACTAATAATTATATACACTTTTTTGGAAAAGCACACAAAAAAATTCTTTTTAAAATCATTTTATGAAAATTTATTTAGTTTAGTGCTAAAAATAACTGACAAATATTTATATAGTTATTATAGAATAACTTAATAATTATCAAGAAAAAAGTCTTAAAATTCGCAATGAGTGATACATAACCGGTTAACAGTATTAACAAAGTTTGTTATAATTATTTTAAATGCAGAATAAGAAGAAAAATATTTATAAAAATATATGTGTTTTATAAAGAATAAAATATGAATTATAAGTGGAAAATATATACTGGGAAATTTATATAGGTCAGGTGATTAATATGGAGAAGTTAAGTAGAAATAGTAGAGTATCGATTATAACAAAAGTTCTTATAGAAAATCCTAATAAAATAATAGGATTAAATAAGTTTTCAGATCTTTTAAATGCAGCTAAATCAACTATAAGTGAAGATATAGTTATTGTTAGAGAAGTGTTATCTAAGTTTTCTATGGGAAAAGTTGAGACAATAGCTGGTGCTGCTGGTGGAATAAGATATATTCCAGAAGTAGGAGAAATAGAAAAAAGAAAGTTTTTAGAAGAATTATGTGATATTGCAAGTGAAAGCAATAGAGTTGTTCCAGGTAATTTTTTATATGTTACTGATATAATGTTTAATCCAAGTATAATAAGTAAAGCTTCTATTATATTAGCATCTTATTTTCAAGATATGGATATAGACTATGTGATAACTGTGGAAACTAAGGGAGTTCCATTAGCTTACGAAGTA from Clostridium perfringens carries:
- a CDS encoding M24 family metallopeptidase; the protein is MKEGRVKRILEAMKANDIPQMLVSSPASIFYLTGKWISPGERMITLYLNTKGEQKFIVNELFPINEDLGVDILWYNDTMNPIDILDKTIDHEEVLGIDKDWKAHFLIQLLDRNSAKKFVNGSPIVDRVRMRKDDEEIALMKEASRINDIVVEKAIKSLKEGMTEKEVVEVLGKGYAEYGCQGYSFEPIVAFAANAADPHAESGEQKLEKGMGVLIDTGCRKDYYCSDMTRCVFFGEPTEHQKEIFNTVLEANKKAIDMIKPGVRFCDIDKAARDVIENKGYGKYFTHRTGHSIGIETHDFGDVGSTNTDEVKPGMIFSVEPGIYLQGDMGVRIEDLVLVTEDGCERLNHLNKELVIIK
- a CDS encoding metallophosphoesterase family protein, whose translation is MRIAVISDIHGNLYALREVLEDIDNQNIDSIICLGDLVGYGPHPNEVIALIKRRNILCLKGNYDASVVDNDYTYIRDTDINSFSLPWTVEELRTSNRYYLDNLPDDLSMNVCGKSIKFVHGSPRKINEYLSEDYSELDEIMDELKEDVLVCAHTHIPYAKKIGNKVIINDGSVGKPKNGKPHATYVILDFSNEFKLKVEMKTVPYEFRRTMKDMELKNFPQKLIYSYEFGKE
- a CDS encoding NupC/NupG family nucleoside CNT transporter — protein: MDRFIGVIGLICIIGIAVLFSENRKKINWRLVGTGLLLQIIFALLILKVPAGRAVFEWISSGITKLLDFTKEGSSFLFGSLLDTDKFGVIFALQVLPTIIFFSSLMSVLYHLGIVQVVVKVIAKGVAKVLGTSGAETFSAVGNIFLGQTEAPLLVKPYIKNMTRSEICAIMIGGMATVAGGVMAGYVAMGVNAGNLLAASIMAAPAGLILAKILVPETEVPETKGGATLELKVESENVIEADANGASEGLGLALNVGAMLLAFVALIAMINALFGAIGGIFGAPWLSLNWILGRLFSPLAFIMGVPTKDVFVAGDLLGIKLAVNEFLAYSQLSNYIASGTLEPKTIMILTYALCGFANLSSVAIQLGGIGGLAPEKKPTIAKLGFKALLGGVLATCMTATIAGILFSA
- a CDS encoding purine-nucleoside phosphorylase, whose protein sequence is MDLSNKIKAAAEYIKGKSKYNPTIGLILGSGLGAIADQIEDAEYFPYNEIPNFPVSTVEGHAGRLVIGKFQGKEVVAMQGRFHYYEGYSMQEVTCPVRVMRLLGVETLVVTNAAGAVNKDYTPGDLMIISDHLNLSGSNPLIGKNLNEFGTRFPDMSNAYDKDLRAQVKDIAKNLGIEVREGVYAMFSGPTYETPAEVRMARILGADAVGMSTVPEVIIANHSGMKVIGVSCMTNMAAGILEQPLNHEEVMETSAKVRKTFIELMTNIIKEI
- the murC gene encoding UDP-N-acetylmuramate--L-alanine ligase, which gives rise to MSFDLLKDINKKVHFIGIGGVSMSGLAAVLLNAGYKVSGSDSKESEITNRLKEEGAKIYIGHSKDNLQDVDVVVYTAAIPSDNPEIIKAKEDNLILMDRAEFLGQIMKGHKFNVAVSGTHGKTTTTSMISHVALSADLDPTILVGGDLDIIHGNFRVGNSEYFITEACEYKQSFLRFFPYVGIILNIDADHLDFYKDINHIKDTFKQFVRLIPNDGYIIGNADDEKVMEVLEVAKCNVLTYGINNGDIQARNIEFNEKGCATFDVFRNEEKLLSLSLNVPGMHNVSNSLSAVCLAEIFNINADAIVSGLSSFGGAHKRFEYKGTKNDITVIDDYAHHPVEIKATLSTAKKMNHNKIVCVFQPHTYTRTKTLFNDFVKCFDDCDELVLMDIYAAREKDLGEINSNQLGDAIRAHGVKCTNVHSHEEALEYVSTNLSKGDLLLTVGAGDVVKVGELFLK
- the purR gene encoding pur operon repressor, with the translated sequence MEKLSRNSRVSIITKVLIENPNKIIGLNKFSDLLNAAKSTISEDIVIVREVLSKFSMGKVETIAGAAGGIRYIPEVGEIEKRKFLEELCDIASESNRVVPGNFLYVTDIMFNPSIISKASIILASYFQDMDIDYVITVETKGVPLAYEVAKCLGVQLITARRDSKVTEGSTVSINYVSGTSGKIQQMCLSRKSLKQGSKCIFIDDFMRGGGTAKGLVDLLKEFDSELMGIGVLIDNKLSTNKITKDYVSLIDIVEINEDGVKMVPSM
- a CDS encoding LacI family DNA-binding transcriptional regulator, whose product is MSVTINNIAKEAGVSLATVSRVINNSGYVKDETREKVMKVINKYNYTPSAIARSLSKSITNTIGVIVPDITNPFFGSIIKGISDVAEVHNLNLILCDSSESIDREIKAIKTLKEQRIRGIIICPTSVENDLNSEYLKAITNLGIPVILVDGSLKYHNFNGVFVDNIKGSYDAIEALIKANHTDIAIITGRMTSKPAQDRLLGYEKALLMNNIPINNDLIFYGNYEEESGYECTKKILAMKNRPSAIFVCNNLMTLGCLKALREANLELSKDISLISFDNIPILDTLGINLSHINGPTRELGEIGMNLLIESLNNDSKKELNSIIITPELVLKGSEKLIK
- a CDS encoding cytochrome b5 domain-containing protein, translating into MCNFFEEKFEQINKLKHLMTLSKGNNQAKTYKEQIEDIFKEFQRDYIREESNTMLILTKEELANFNGENGNPAYISIDGIIYDISNIELFKQSPYNSLKLGSDVTEAFDELNDGDESILRDIPMVGLLAEPEEAEIMNGVEEYYPQQRLKIMSSEELKKYNGENGSLAYVAIEGIVYDITNLSVLELFNGTKLRLGSDITEEFKTYYRGDKELLKDAKEVAILHDFNESQRGKHIERNLKELTLKELSKYDGKNGNPAYIAVNGIIYDVTNEAVFKKSPHNSVNLGVDITKEFNGCHNADEGVLSKLPIVGTVMLKKEPLVKDTGSKEFNINELSNYNGKNGKPPYIAVFGTVYDLTDVDKWQEKNIKVGCDLTGEYKEVYGNDKSHLKNLKVAGVLTCSLNDY